The DNA region GTGTGCAGCAAGAAGAGCCAGAACAAGAGCGTGGTGAAGCAAGTGACAACAGCAGAAGGTCTTGACGATGCATGGGCATGGCGTAAATATGGACAGAAACCAATAAAGGGTTCACCATATCCTCGAAGCTATTATAGGTGCAGCAGTTCCAAAGGGTGTTTGGCAAGGAAACAGGTTGAAAGAAGCCACTTAGATCCTGCGGTTTTTCTGGTAACCTACACTGCTGAACACAGCCATCCACACCCAACTCGAAGAAACTCTCTTGCTGGAACCACAAGGAAGAACAATTCCCTTGTTCCTCCTCCAACCACTCATCGTCACCAAAAGAATACTAATTGTTCCTCAAAGTCCATTGAAGTGCAACAAAGCATGAACTTGAAGAAAGAGGAAGATTTTACTGACTGGTTGGATGATGATAGTGCTCAATTTGTTGATGGTTGGATTCCAAGCTCGGATCTTGAGAAACTGATAGGGCTTGAGTGCCAACATTTTGCATTAGATGGTGGTTTCACGGATGATTTTCCACACCCTTAATTTGTTCCTTTATGAAACAAATATGAATAGcgaaaatttgtgatttaatttttcttttttaggacAATATTGTAGATCAGGCCTCCCTATAGTCCCTAACTCCCTATTTAAACCTTCGATCAGTTTCCTGGGTATTTTGAATTGCAGTTGTGATTATATCACGATTTTTACATTGCGGTTAAACTCGCTGTAATTTGCAATGCTATGGTGAAACCTATACGAGCCTTGATGTTATTGCAATTTCAAGCAAacacttctcttctttttttgttgattttccttattttattttgtctccATTGTTTAGTATAATTAGTAAATCTTTCATTCTTCAAACCCAGTACAAAGAAATAGAATTGAATATATATTGACTACCAATTTTTGTTTCGTTTTTTTGTTTGCTTAGGGAGTGATAATGAGTGATTCTTCTTTCTGTATAAGACCTTAATGCCCTCACTGTCCATTGATGTTTAAGACCTTTATGCCATTACTATTTGCAAGTCTATAGGTTGTCATTACTTACATTGTCATAATGACCATTTTTTTAGGTTCTCAATGATTATCTTCTGCGTGTCATCTCTAAGTGGATTATTGACATCAAGTGGTCGATTTCTCTTAGATCGTgtttagttaaaataataaaaatagagaagataaaaatagaaaaaaaaaatatttaaattaaaatagaatttaaaatatgtgagactcgtcatattttttttctttttctctcctcTATCAAATACATCCTTAGGGTTTGTATTGTGAATTTCTACTTTGGATTTGTTTTGCCTTTTGATGTGTTTTCAACTTTAAAAGTTTTAGTATCTTTACAAAGCTGTTTGTTGTTGCCATTTAGTGGGTTTTTAATCATGAAGGCTTTTAAATTCAATACCTTCATGAAATTGGTCCATCTTGAGGCTAATTGTGTTTCACCTTGTAGGCCAGCTGCCTAGTGTATTTTGCGTTGCCTTCTAGTGGGTTTTCGACCATGAAGGTTTTAGTTCTCCTGTGAAGTTGATTCATCTTCAAGCTTGTTGTTGGGTTTCTGTTTTTCCTTGTAATGTTGCTTAGTATATTCTGTGTTGCCTTCTAATGGGTTTCCCGCCTTGAAGGTTTTGGATTTTTTATGAAGTCGATCATTTTGAGGTTTTTTCTCtcataatttatcataaaattttcGATGTTAATTGTGTCATTGatcttttatgtaatttttacaGCATAGAAATATGAAATGATGTATAAAATTGAGAAAGGAATAATATTAAACATGTTTTCATAtaacactttaaaaaaatgtataaaaagttaagaaatatatttaaaataactttaaaaaatattgcataATTCTTATAAAAGAGTAATATTACCATTTAcgtatattttatatcatattcTTTTTGAGTTTTGGATTTTTTGTGTGTAGTAAAACTCAAATATGTAAACTTATTATGTCTCACTTAACTTAATGGAAAAAATCTCATTATACAAAAATTGACAACAACAAACAAAGAGTGAAAAGATAAGAGGAAAagacaccatgaagtttgaaTACCCACCAGActatagattttttaattgcATATTCATTTAGCATTGGATCGGACTTATTGTTCAGCAGACGTGCTCCTGCATTTTCATTGGTTGGATCGTCAATTGGAGGTCTGGAGTGGGAGAAAAGAAGctctgtttttatatttttcatcttcttaTTTGTCAGGATTGTTGTTTGGttactttggttgattgtatGTATTGTTTGTGCACTTCCTAGTATCCTCTGGACCAtccataatttttatcttttctttgagTATTTTTTCATGTTAAAAATTTGTGTCTCTTGTTCatttttgaatgattatttttGCTTTATATCGTTGGTATTCCCGATAGATTCTTGCAAGAAGAATATtactgaattattattttttggggggCATTTCCTCCATCAATTCTAATAATATCTAATTCACCCCCAAACATCAAAtagcataatatatatattatctaacaGATTATCCAATGTACATCTAATATTGGATAACATAAAAACTTATCAAGAATGTATTcaatttaccttttttttggtTACTACGTGTTCCATTCTTATCTAATTCTTGTATGTATTTTATcctatcataattaaaaaaaaatcatatatttcatCAAACTTTTCATATGTAATTTAGGATTTTCTTTTGGCTGAATACTCATGTGTAGCATTTAGTAGActtattaaaatgaaacaaaacacATGTACTACACAagtttattttatgttcaatacggtttaaaatataatagaacgaatataattaaaattaaaaaatttatacattttaatttcacgctgaaaacaataaaatgaaagagaatattaaataaaataagctgttttatttattctattcaTACACCAAACGTTACCCAAGTGTCATGAATCATGAAAGTTTGCAACCTTACAAAATGCGCAGCTCATGGATTTGCGGCGATTAAGATTACATACCAGTGACGTGTTGAAGCCAGAGTATAAGAAAATGTCTGAAGAAAACGCGGTTACATATTCAACGAATAAATTAATGCATCAAATATCAATCATTGCTGAATGGGTGGATCCTATTGTCCTTTGTCTAGAAAACTAAGTGAAAAGTTTATCTCAGTCTCCTTGTGTAATGCTTATAGAGAAAAGTTATTTATTCAAATTCTTATAACAATTCGGACATAAAAGAGAGAtgagataaaagaaagaagtgtgaaataaaataaacaatatttcttaaggaaataaaataaacaatataatcAAGAATGGATCTAGAAATACATTAAAccagttgaatttttttaaaaagaattatttaaattttgaattatgcaataaataataaattttataaaaatatttactattaattttataagaactattaataaaaaaaatttatcaaatcaataactattttgtattattattttctcctattgatattattaatttatttatttgggatTAGATTCCTATCTTCCCCCTTGAATTCAGGGGAAAAAGTGTGTGGAGattgttataaaaatttatgataagaataagaataattttaagagtaaattaatatgtaaagaGTTTTTCTGGACACATCTGGAAAAATCAgatatattagtttttattttcagcatgcattttactttttaagctatgctacataatttatttatttgaattttgaattcccTCTAACGTGTTAAGACCGgagtttgttttgaattttgtagAGGTAAGTGGGTGGGCCGGTGGGGCCGCGATCCACCGACAGTCCAGCAAGTTGCCAACTGCAAAGGGTGACGATCaacgttttttaaaaaaacaagaaaggaatggaaaggaaataaatatattCGGCCGCAAGAGAATGTGGGTCGTTGATAATAAAAGGGAATAAAGAGAAAGTAAGGttcattttagtaaaattaatggtgaaagaatcaataaaaattaacttatatttaaaaaatactttaaaagtaaatttataagaattagtttttttaaaataataataaaaaataataattactcttatagatatttttttcaagattatGCTAGTCTCATCCATATTATCTGTTTGAGTATACTAATATTAACTTTCTAGAATTGAAGActccaaaaaaaatgaagcttGTTATATAAATTAGAGTGTCCCATCCTTATTAGTTTTTTGAGTGTGTACCTTTTATATTGAAActgaaatatttataaatctATCCGACCTATTAAGTTGGtgtgaatgatattttttatgtctAATAATTTTCCTAATTTGCATGGAAATCGTTAATCAGATAATAACCATCTCATTGGCGGTCGGTCCATCAGATGTTGAGTTTCAGATTTCAAGAATTTGGATCAGTCTGTTAAATAGTCTTATAGGTCATACTTGACCAAGTCCTAAACCAGAACATAATCAATTTtacttaatgaaaaaaaatttcatttctcTCCTAATCCATCTATtcactataaaattaattttgaaattcttaaattttaaccaaacaaTAACAAAAGTAAATCATGTTTTTGCGAGAAAACGTGATTTTTAAGTGTGGAAAATTTTGACCCAACTAATCAAAagtaatcacttttaaaatgtaaatatatagATTGTAATTCCCAAAtctaaaaacaattttactgaacatgaaaattaaaaggTTTCACTTGTTGCGtcgttttgaagaaaaaaattcattcaagGGTGTAGCTTTATTATAGGTATTATAGATTTCGCAAAATCCAAGAGTAGGtggtattttattaatatgaaaagaaaaagtagaTGATCCCACGGTAATACAATCATTCGTTCTGGTAACAACCCATAACTGCGGGAGATAGATATGTCTTCCTTTCTCACTATTCTTGGATAATTTAATCCTGCATTTTCATGCAGTTCCTTTTAAAAACTATCCTTCATATTGAATCTCGGTGTAGTTAAACAATTATCTTTCATATTATTTCGTTGTAGTAATTCAACTTGCACTCTGATCTGAGGAAGGAATCGAAGGTATTTTACTATATAATTGATTTCTTATTTCTACAAAAAATAACTACCACACGCGGTCAtggccttttcttttcttatttgctttCCATTTGTTCAATCAACGTTATGTGGGCATGTTCATCTCAATATGatcatgaaggaaaaaaaagacaacACTCAAATAAACTACACGAGATGCCAGATTCCTGTACAAAATTTAAGGTGGATAAAGAATCCGCTCTGTAAAATTGGGGAGAGATCAACGTGTATTCTCTCgagatatatataaaaggacTGCACGAGTTTATCTATGAAGACTAAtttttcccaattattcttcgGGGGCTTAAAAACTACTTAACTTATTCATAGATAGTGACCAAATAGTCAATCAGAATGGTTACTCATTTTGAATAATAACTTTGTAATTATTTGGCCCCTAACCGCAAACAAGTTAATGGTTCCTGCATTATAAGGCTGACTTCTTCCTTTTCCCCGTATTTCATCCAAAAGATAGCCAAATTCACCTCAACTCACACTAAGACCGTCCAATTGCCTCCTGGTACTATCTAGCTGATCTCTATAAATCCTCACAAAGGTGATGTCTCTACTTATAAGAGTTCCAATGAATACCTCTTCAAACAGTATGCTAGTATGAGCTAATAAAAAATCTTCTGTTGCTAGCTTGGGCTGCAATAGATGCTAGAGAGTCGTTTCATGATAGCCTCAACTAAAATTATGGAATCAATGAAAATTCCCAGCAAAAATTTCAAAGAATCAGCACTAGTTGATGCTTATAACTGAAAAGTGCCCAATTCATGACCATGTCTTGTAAGAAGTACTTTCCGCCCCTCGACCCATTCTAGTCTATAGGAGAGGTCCAAAGTATGAAGCAAGTGTTTCGGGCTGTCCCCGTGATTTGAATCCCTTGAATTATCCTACAAAAGGAAATATAGGTGGCATTACTCAATAGACGAAATAGATTTACGGCCATAGTAGATGACTTAATGACCCCAACACCGCTAATAAAAGATAGTGAAAATAGAAAAGCTTTCATCCCAAACTATTTACTTATATTCATGCATTTCAACCAACAATTCAATGTATTAGCCTGATTTCAACCAACTATCTATTATGCTTTCATCATGTACCGACTTAAACTAATAAGGAGTATCCAACTTAGAGATTGAATTTTCTTgttaaatacaaatttatacAACTCATTGCATCGGTTTCAGCTGAAGACCAAGGTCTAGTTTCATTTGATGGACTTAAAATAGTTTatgacagtaaaaaaaaaaggatatataaGAAATTACCTGAAAGTTCATCTGCCTGTCAGTTTCCAAAATATTGGCCATTATGCTTGACCTGGATGAATTAGGTGAAAATCCTTCCCAAGGAGGAACAAAGATTAGTTTGGTGCACTGGACAGGAACAAAGTTCCGGCTTAGTTTCTCCCACCAGAAAGATCCCAGTGACCACCATCTAATCAGTAGCCCATTTTCAGAAAAAGCGACCAGCCCCTATCAGTGAAGAATGTTCAAGGAATAAGAGGGAAAGAAGTCAAAGAATAATCAGTTTGAGATACTTAAAGCAAGTACAAATATCAAGGTTCatagagaaaaaataacaaaatatttgacATAAAATTGGGAGATGCACAGCACAATGGGGAGGTCTTTTGGTGCAATTATTACAAGTGGTACTGAATAATCACCAGAGAAATGTCAACATACTATCTAGCGCACTCtttattattgattgaaatttattgaaaatcacattATTTTGTGGGTCTCACAATATTTAGGTCACAGATATATCAGAGTTTATAGTTTGCCTAATGTAATTAAGATTCTGaatacaataatttttctttgaatcttAGCAATTGATATCCTTtcgaaacaaattttttttcttcatttgaaTTGACAGTGAAttctttcaatttcttattcaatttatgtattctttttttctaaattaaacaaaaattttatatatcataatttGGATAGCTAATTCAAAACCTACCAACTAGATCATATCATGAAACACCAAGGAGTCAAGATTTTAATCAACACAATATGTTGGTACCTCTCCATCTGGTGAAAAGCTCAGTGCTGAAATTGCAGTAGTCAACATTGTTCCTGAAGTTGCTGCTGGGAGCAGAGTTGGAAGTCCAGGAGGCCCACTTGCATCCAAAACCTTTACCATTGTCACACTGCATAAAAAATGAAGGATCTccattttaagaaattattatcTCTTCAGAAATCATGGAGAGAAGAAACACAAGCAGACAACATTTtgaatcagaaatttcaaaaatcgAATCATAGAAGGGAGAGAGCATGAGAGAGAGGAAACAAGTTATGATAAGAACCATGGCAGAAACACACCACATAATCTAGCTATTGTAGTTGGAGAGCCCAAGGCCTTATAAACTGCACACTACAATCTCATACTTCCAATGTGGGGCTCAACTCCCATACCTTACAATTGGATCCTAACATCCCACCATGTTCCGCAGCCCCGGTGCCCCATGTGGGCTGGCTGTGGACTTGCCCTTTGACTAGTCCTAGACATGGTGaaaggctctgataccaactgATAAGAACCTTGAGTGAACCACACTACAAAAGCTAGCTATTGTAGTTGAAGAGCCCAAGGCCTTATAAACCCCACACTAGAATCCCAAACTTCCAATATGGAACTCAAGTCCCATACCTTACAATTGGATCCTAACAAGTTATAAATACCATTATTATGTGAACTGCGAAAGTAGGTCAGGTCCATAAtcaatttctaatttatttcaGTCAATCCTTTAAGGTCTTAAAAAATTGATCTATATCATCCATAGCCTACGCATGGTAATGATGGTATTAAATGAATGAACATTTTAGTctcaaattatttgaaaatggaAATTAAAACAGTTATGATGATTTACAAATGTCACCAAATGTATTTGACACGGTGATTTTCTCCATCATTTTCTGAATATGACCTTGAAGAATACAATTATCAGCAAAGAAAATTAGCAGTCAGCTACTTAGGATACAATCAGAGGTGGAACAAAGCAGTAACTATAGGGCCACCAAAACCTCTCTTTTTCCCCTCAAGTACATGAGAGACAGAACAATTGGAGAGAATGTAAACATTTCAGCCTGAACCTAttctgattttaaaaattacagtcCATGTCTGAATACTAATAGTAATACCTTTGCATATCATAAACCCTAATTCTTGCGTTGTTAATTTCTCCAATCACATCTCCAACTGCTAGTTTGGTCCATGAATCAGTGACAGCCACCATGGGATATACACGTACAACTTCCTTTAAAGTTGTCATTGAACTCTGAAAGCATGCCTTCCGCATGACTGAGTTGCTTGGATCTATAGTCTGTAAAATGAAGTTGACCACCTGCAGATCTGACGCACTGTCACAAAAATTCATGCTTTAATCTTAAGGGGCAGACAAAACTACTAGCAAATCCTATGTTGCAGATGATTCCGTACAAAAAGATGATAGCCTCTCAAAATAGAAAATCACTCTGCTCCCAACCATCAGGAATAGAAAAGAACAGCAATAAGAGATAAGAATAGGAAATTCATTATAAGTACACAAAcccatataaaaacaaatttagatCTAAAATGAAGAACTTAGAGAGATACAGACAAGATTCTGTTTGCTAGACATAAATACTAAATAGTTCTTGCTGTCAACATTAGTatataaaacaacaaaagttttccCACTGGTGAGCTTAGTTACATGGAACAAAGGATGCCATAATGTTGTCACAAATCATGCATGTTTATCAACCTTTAAATCTTCCTTGATTGTTTTgcgtataatttttttgggtctCCCTCTACCCCTGGCAATAAACACAtctgatataaaaatataaaatataattttatttttttaaaaataaaatctacatttaaaataataaagtatcaTTATTTCTCTCTAAACCTTCCTTGGATATAATTCTCTCCAAACAATAGTCCTTCACCTAAATAAAGGAACCAGTCCACAATAAGATATGCtaatatgtttaatttaagGGATTCACATCTACCAAAaggaaattgaacaataatcaaacaagaaaagaaataaatgtaaATGAACATCTTTAAGTAGATATTGAACCAAAAACATGAAGTCAGGTGAAAAATCAATCTAGAACTAGAAGCAGTAAGATGAATCTATCCAAAACATCAATGAAAATCAGGTTAGTCTTGGTAACAAGTAGCTTTGCAAACCTTGTCAAGGTATTGAGCCGAATTCTTTGGAGAACCACGCATGATCCTTATAAGAGTCAACAAGGACACCATGTGAACAGGTGAATCAGATGCAGTGGACCAAATTTGGCTTTCAATCACAGTCAAAAAGCCTGGTATATCAGCCATAGCTAAACTTGGAAGAAGAACCTCCACCAAAgtctttttaatagaaaaagatGCATCTGAAATTTCTTTCACTAACTTGGAAGATGGACCACTCAACTCTACTTGGAAAAAAATATCCCCAATCAGACGAGGAATCTCAGAGACAATGCATTCTTTCCATGTACTTTCCATGCCCTCTGCAAGGAGCTCAGCAGCAGTGGAGCTGTATTTCTCATTCATGGCCATAGCCAACTTCATTAACGGATGAACAACTAGCATGCCAAGACTTGGTTTTACAAGACTAGGATACCAGATAGCCAGTGCACCAGCAACAATAATGTGAGATGTCATTGCATCCTGACTTGTTCCTCCAACACAAGAAATCCAATCTTGCACTTCAAATGATTCTAACCAAGCAAGTATCTTGGATTCCTCATCTTGGGAAATTCCTTGATTTTCTGCCTTAGGAGATATACTTTCTTCTGCCATATTTCCTAGATGTTTGTCTCTACTTCCAGTTTGGGAACCCATGTTGTTTGAATCTGTAGGTTTTGAATAGCATAGAGGTAGAGGAATAGCATGAGAGGCAGCACAATGAAATATAGAGCGCGCAGCCATTCGCACATGTTCACTTTCATCTTGCCAAAAAGCCACCAAGAGCTGCAAAAAGAGGAGATAGCCTTCAGAACTTGACACCAAGTAATTGGgaagtttttaataaaataatgcatGAGCATTGTCAACCACCCAAAATATGACAAACTACAATACTAATCA from Glycine soja cultivar W05 chromosome 8, ASM419377v2, whole genome shotgun sequence includes:
- the LOC114423862 gene encoding probable WRKY transcription factor 29, translated to MDEFACLRDWDLEAIVRGSTGEAITMDDPNADFSYFFSEQDELLDSFPEFSETTRVLDDLEELYKPFYPVLHPLSPHTIVTTSLPINMEPKQVIKASEQKVAALQGLKVPAAPKCKKSKKSQNKSVVKQVTTAEGLDDAWAWRKYGQKPIKGSPYPRSYYRCSSSKGCLARKQVERSHLDPAVFLVTYTAEHSHPHPTRRNSLAGTTRKNNSLVPPPTTHRHQKNTNCSSKSIEVQQSMNLKKEEDFTDWLDDDSAQFVDGWIPSSDLEKLIGLECQHFALDGGFTDDFPHP